The Streptomyces sp. NBC_00440 genome contains a region encoding:
- a CDS encoding PP2C family protein-serine/threonine phosphatase: MNGFLAVERAVRSAAPHALLDAARAALITHYEAASVDLLMADYGLTVLQPVTALPHTAQPPLSLHASPEGRAFGSQEPYGQYAALDGAVDLHLPVTVRGDRLGILTVRLPKRRCTPQAVDELTDLAAFLGHEIVVAERDTDLYLQARRANRLTLAAEMQWQLLPGRSCSRDEYAIGAQLEPAYAIYGDNFDWATTADTLTLSVTNGMGEGIQASLLTNLAVNALRNARRAGIDIADQAALADQALYAQHHGEQHVSTLLLSFDLATGRAQVVDAGSPQLWRQRDKAVERVPFEAQFPLGMFEDTPYVPQDFGVLPGDRLIIVSDGVYATAGRDAEAYGERSLARAIQAASLLPAAAVPRAVLRELAEHRGDTATDDELVVCLDWFGPSTPTTR, translated from the coding sequence ATGAACGGCTTCCTGGCCGTGGAGCGCGCCGTACGCAGCGCGGCGCCGCATGCTCTCCTCGACGCGGCCCGCGCCGCACTGATCACGCACTACGAGGCTGCTTCGGTGGACCTGCTCATGGCCGACTACGGCCTCACGGTCCTGCAACCGGTGACCGCCTTGCCCCACACTGCCCAGCCCCCGCTGTCCCTGCATGCCAGCCCGGAAGGCCGCGCCTTCGGCAGCCAGGAACCGTACGGGCAGTACGCAGCCCTGGACGGCGCCGTGGACCTCCATCTGCCCGTGACCGTGCGCGGAGACAGACTCGGTATCCTCACCGTCCGCCTCCCCAAGCGCAGATGCACGCCCCAGGCCGTCGACGAGCTCACCGATCTCGCCGCATTCCTGGGGCACGAGATCGTCGTGGCCGAACGCGACACCGACCTTTACCTCCAGGCCCGCCGGGCCAACCGGCTCACCCTCGCCGCCGAGATGCAGTGGCAGCTTCTCCCTGGCCGCTCCTGCTCCCGCGACGAGTACGCCATCGGCGCCCAGCTGGAGCCGGCTTATGCCATCTACGGCGACAACTTCGACTGGGCCACCACAGCGGACACCCTCACCCTGTCCGTCACCAACGGCATGGGCGAGGGCATCCAGGCATCCCTCCTGACCAACCTCGCGGTGAACGCCCTGCGCAACGCACGCCGTGCCGGCATCGACATAGCCGACCAGGCCGCCCTCGCCGACCAGGCCCTCTACGCTCAGCACCACGGCGAACAGCACGTCTCGACCCTGCTGCTCTCCTTCGACCTCGCCACCGGCAGGGCCCAGGTGGTCGACGCCGGCTCACCGCAACTGTGGCGTCAGCGTGACAAAGCCGTGGAGCGTGTCCCTTTCGAGGCGCAGTTCCCGCTCGGCATGTTCGAGGACACCCCCTATGTACCCCAGGACTTCGGGGTGCTCCCCGGGGACCGCCTGATCATCGTGAGCGACGGCGTGTACGCCACTGCTGGACGGGACGCCGAGGCGTACGGCGAACGGTCACTGGCCCGCGCCATTCAGGCAGCCAGCCTGTTGCCGGCCGCAGCAGTCCCGCGCGCTGTCCTGCGCGAACTGGCCGAACATCGGGGCGACACCGCAACCGACGACGAACTGGTCGTCTGCCTCGACTGGTTCGGCCCCAGTACCCCCACCACGCGCTGA
- a CDS encoding ABC transporter permease has translation MPDETEHHGDRGAHGRHPTGAERWEEFRKSPFVPATVLLFILAAAAGLFAGSYTYFMANPTPHRVPTAVVGSYESPTGKRFIDGMEQALDASLELHVYPTDAQARRAVDQQKVFAIVHVRSSAVRLDVSGASGASVAQVLVESAPAVAKATGVPVRVTDVNPLQKGDPRGLALFYISLAAVIVGFVGAIQLSVHARGLNPAERIAYIIANALLGGFAIAAVVDWWLGALDLPFTESWLILAFTMFTSGMVFTMFNTLIGRWAMLPTWGLMVLLGNPSSGGAVSWPLLPSTLGHIGQWLPPGASVNAQHTAVYFGGYQHAFPFLVLAGWSLVSCAVFWTWRHRHPGGRTVLGGRRA, from the coding sequence ATGCCCGACGAGACGGAACACCACGGCGACCGCGGCGCCCACGGCAGGCACCCGACCGGGGCCGAGCGGTGGGAGGAGTTCCGGAAGTCGCCCTTCGTGCCGGCGACCGTGCTGCTGTTCATCCTGGCGGCCGCCGCCGGGCTCTTCGCGGGTTCGTACACGTACTTCATGGCCAACCCGACCCCGCACCGGGTGCCGACCGCCGTCGTCGGCTCGTACGAATCGCCCACCGGGAAGCGGTTCATCGACGGGATGGAGCAGGCGCTCGACGCCTCGCTCGAACTGCATGTGTACCCGACGGACGCCCAGGCGCGGCGGGCCGTGGACCAGCAGAAGGTCTTCGCGATCGTGCATGTGCGGAGCAGTGCGGTGCGGCTCGACGTGTCCGGGGCGTCCGGCGCCTCGGTCGCGCAGGTGCTCGTGGAGTCCGCGCCCGCGGTGGCGAAGGCGACCGGTGTCCCGGTCCGGGTGACGGACGTCAACCCGCTCCAGAAGGGCGATCCGCGGGGGCTCGCGCTCTTCTACATCTCGCTGGCCGCGGTGATCGTCGGCTTCGTCGGCGCGATCCAGCTCTCCGTGCACGCCCGCGGTCTCAACCCGGCGGAGCGCATCGCGTACATCATCGCCAACGCACTGCTCGGCGGCTTCGCCATCGCGGCCGTCGTCGACTGGTGGCTGGGCGCGCTGGATCTGCCGTTCACGGAGTCGTGGCTGATCCTGGCCTTCACGATGTTCACGTCCGGCATGGTCTTCACGATGTTCAACACCCTCATCGGCCGCTGGGCGATGCTCCCCACCTGGGGGCTGATGGTGCTGCTCGGAAACCCGTCGTCGGGCGGTGCGGTGTCCTGGCCGCTGCTTCCGTCGACGCTGGGTCATATCGGGCAGTGGCTGCCGCCGGGCGCCTCGGTCAACGCCCAGCACACCGCCGTCTACTTCGGCGGCTACCAGCACGCCTTCCCGTTCCTGGTGCTCGCGGGATGGTCGCTGGTGTCGTGTGCCGTCTTCTGGACCTGGCGCCACCGGCACCCGGGCGGGCGTACGGTGCTGGGCGGCCGGCGGGCTTAG
- the hrpA gene encoding ATP-dependent RNA helicase HrpA — translation MSTSFADIQATLNELSLRDAHRLGRRLEGARRIRKPEARQAALDQISAEAEKSTARMARRAARVPTVSYPEQLPVSRKKDEIAEAIRDHQVVIVAGETGSGKTTQIPKICLELGRGVRGMIGHTQPRRIAARTVAERIADEMSTPLGEAVGWKVRFTDQVDQEATFIKLMTDGILLAEIQTDRELRAYDTIIIDEAHERSLNIDFLLGYLAQLLPKRPDLKVVITSATIDPQRFARHFGDAPVVEVSGRTYPVEVRYRPLLEEEGDEGDRDQITAICEAVDELQDEGPGSGDVLVFLSGEREIRDTADALNKRNLRRTEVLPLYARLSHAEQHRVFQRPSGGGRRVVLATNVAETSLTVPGIKYVIDPGTARISRYSHRTKVQRLPIERISQASANQRKGRCGRTSDGICIRLYTEDDFLARPEFTDPEILRTNLASVILQMTAAGLGDIEKFPFIDPPDHRNIRDGVQLLQELGALDPKEKDPKRRLTQEGRKLSQLPVDPRLARMVLEADRNGCVSEVMVIAAALSIQDPRERPAEKQTQADQQHARFKDETSDFLAFLNLWRYVRDQQKERGSSSFRRMCKQEYLNFLRIREWQDIYAQLRSVARTMGIRLNEEDAPEQAVHTSLLAGLLSHIGLKDTEKNEYLGARNAKFAIFPGSALFKKQPRFIMSAELVETSRLWARVNAKVEPEWIEPLAQHLLKRTYSEPHWEKDQAAVMAYERVTLYGVPIVAQRKINYGRIDPETSRELFIRNALVEGDWRTHHKFFAANRKLLAEVEELEHRARRRDILVDDETLFDFYDGRIPEHVVSGAHFDSWWKHKQRDEPEALDFERSMLITEKAGAVTKDDYPDSWRQGKLKFRVTYQFEPGADADGVTVHIPLQVLNQVTPDGFDWQIPGLREEVVTELIRSLPKPIRRHYVPAPNYAGAFLDRAVPLQEPLPLTLARELQRMVGVPVTAEDFDLSRVPDHLKITFRIVDERRRNVAEDKDLEALKLRLRPKARQAISKAAAATAGPAGESVERTGLTDWTVGTLSRVFETRRAGQPVRAFPALVDAGDSVSVRLFDTQAEQQQAMWRGTRRLILLNIPVNPAKFASDRLSNQAKLALSRNPHGSVQALFEDCAMAAADQLIADHGGPAWDEESYRKLYEKVRADLVETTIRTVDQVQQILAAWQAAERRLKSTTSLVLVANLADVRTQLATLIKPGFVTATGLRRLPDLMRYLVAADRRLQQMPTAVQRDTTRMEKVHEMQDEYAWLLEQLPQGRPVPKEALDIRWMIEELRVSYFAHALGTAQTVSDKRIVKAIDAVVAGVR, via the coding sequence ATGTCTACTTCCTTCGCTGATATCCAGGCCACGCTCAACGAGCTGTCGCTGCGCGACGCGCACCGGCTCGGCCGACGCCTGGAGGGCGCCCGCCGTATCCGTAAACCAGAGGCCCGGCAGGCCGCGCTGGACCAGATCTCCGCCGAGGCGGAGAAGTCCACCGCCCGCATGGCGCGCCGGGCTGCCCGGGTGCCCACCGTCAGCTACCCCGAGCAGCTTCCGGTCAGCCGGAAGAAGGACGAGATCGCCGAGGCGATACGGGATCACCAGGTGGTGATCGTCGCCGGTGAGACCGGGTCCGGCAAGACGACCCAGATCCCGAAGATCTGTCTGGAGCTGGGACGCGGCGTCCGGGGCATGATCGGCCACACCCAGCCCCGCCGGATCGCCGCGCGCACGGTCGCCGAGCGCATCGCGGACGAGATGAGCACCCCGCTGGGCGAGGCCGTCGGCTGGAAGGTCCGCTTCACCGACCAGGTCGACCAGGAAGCCACCTTCATCAAGCTGATGACGGACGGCATCCTCCTCGCCGAGATCCAGACGGACCGCGAACTGCGCGCGTACGACACGATCATCATCGACGAGGCGCACGAGCGGTCGCTCAACATCGACTTCCTGCTGGGGTATCTGGCCCAGCTGCTGCCGAAGCGGCCGGACCTGAAGGTCGTCATCACCTCGGCCACCATCGACCCGCAGCGCTTCGCCCGGCACTTCGGCGACGCCCCGGTGGTCGAGGTCAGCGGCCGTACGTACCCGGTCGAGGTGCGCTACCGCCCGCTCCTGGAGGAGGAGGGCGACGAAGGCGACCGGGACCAGATCACCGCGATCTGCGAAGCGGTCGACGAGCTCCAGGACGAGGGCCCGGGCTCCGGCGATGTGCTCGTCTTCCTCTCCGGCGAGCGCGAGATCCGGGACACCGCCGACGCGCTGAACAAGCGGAACCTGCGGCGCACCGAGGTGCTGCCGCTGTACGCGCGGCTGTCGCACGCCGAGCAGCACCGGGTGTTCCAGCGCCCGTCAGGCGGCGGCAGACGGGTGGTGCTCGCCACCAACGTCGCCGAGACCTCGCTGACCGTCCCCGGCATCAAGTACGTGATCGACCCGGGCACCGCCCGTATCTCCCGCTACAGCCACCGCACCAAGGTCCAGCGGCTGCCCATCGAGCGGATCTCGCAGGCCAGCGCCAACCAGCGCAAGGGCCGCTGCGGCCGTACGTCGGACGGCATCTGCATCCGGCTGTACACCGAGGACGACTTCCTCGCCCGCCCGGAGTTCACCGACCCCGAGATCCTCCGTACGAACCTGGCGTCCGTCATCCTCCAGATGACCGCGGCCGGCCTCGGCGACATCGAGAAGTTCCCCTTCATCGACCCGCCGGACCACCGCAACATCCGCGACGGCGTCCAGCTGCTCCAGGAACTCGGCGCGCTGGACCCCAAGGAGAAGGACCCCAAGCGGCGGCTCACCCAGGAAGGGCGCAAGCTCAGCCAGCTGCCCGTCGACCCGCGGCTGGCCCGGATGGTCCTGGAGGCCGACCGGAACGGCTGTGTGAGCGAGGTGATGGTCATCGCCGCCGCGCTCTCCATCCAGGACCCGCGCGAGCGCCCGGCGGAGAAGCAGACCCAGGCCGACCAGCAGCACGCCCGCTTCAAGGACGAGACCTCCGACTTCCTGGCCTTCCTCAACCTCTGGCGCTACGTACGCGACCAGCAGAAGGAGCGCGGCTCCTCCAGCTTCCGCCGGATGTGCAAGCAGGAGTATCTGAACTTCCTGCGGATCCGCGAGTGGCAGGACATCTACGCGCAGCTGCGCTCGGTCGCCAGGACCATGGGCATCCGGCTGAACGAGGAGGACGCGCCCGAGCAGGCGGTGCACACCTCGCTGCTCGCCGGGCTGCTCTCGCACATCGGGCTCAAGGACACCGAGAAGAACGAGTATCTGGGCGCCCGGAACGCGAAGTTCGCGATCTTCCCCGGCTCGGCGCTCTTCAAGAAGCAGCCGCGTTTCATCATGTCCGCCGAGCTGGTGGAGACCTCACGGCTGTGGGCCAGGGTCAATGCCAAGGTCGAGCCGGAGTGGATCGAACCGCTCGCCCAGCATCTGCTGAAACGCACCTACAGCGAGCCGCACTGGGAGAAGGACCAGGCGGCGGTGATGGCGTACGAGCGGGTCACGTTGTACGGCGTACCGATCGTCGCCCAGCGCAAGATCAATTACGGCCGGATCGACCCGGAGACCAGCCGGGAACTTTTCATTCGCAACGCCCTGGTCGAGGGCGACTGGCGCACCCACCACAAGTTCTTCGCCGCGAACCGCAAGCTCCTGGCCGAGGTCGAGGAGTTGGAGCACCGCGCACGGCGCCGCGACATCCTGGTGGACGACGAGACGCTCTTCGACTTCTACGACGGGCGGATCCCCGAACACGTCGTCTCCGGCGCCCACTTCGACTCCTGGTGGAAGCACAAGCAGCGGGACGAGCCCGAGGCGCTCGACTTCGAGCGCTCGATGCTGATCACCGAGAAGGCCGGGGCCGTCACCAAGGACGACTACCCGGACTCCTGGCGGCAGGGGAAGCTGAAGTTCCGGGTGACGTACCAGTTCGAGCCGGGCGCGGACGCGGACGGCGTCACGGTCCACATCCCGCTCCAGGTGCTCAACCAGGTCACACCCGACGGCTTCGACTGGCAGATCCCGGGGCTGCGCGAGGAAGTGGTCACCGAGCTGATCCGCTCGCTGCCCAAACCGATCCGCCGCCACTACGTGCCCGCGCCGAACTACGCGGGAGCCTTCCTGGACCGCGCGGTGCCCCTCCAGGAGCCGCTGCCGCTGACGCTCGCCCGGGAGCTCCAGCGCATGGTCGGCGTCCCGGTCACCGCCGAGGACTTCGACCTCTCCCGGGTGCCGGACCACCTCAAGATCACCTTCCGGATCGTCGACGAGCGGCGCCGCAACGTGGCCGAGGACAAGGACCTCGAAGCGCTCAAGCTCCGGCTGCGCCCCAAGGCCCGCCAGGCGATCTCCAAGGCGGCAGCGGCGACGGCGGGCCCGGCCGGCGAGTCGGTCGAGCGGACCGGGCTCACCGACTGGACGGTCGGCACGCTCTCCCGTGTCTTCGAGACCAGGCGGGCCGGCCAGCCGGTCCGCGCCTTCCCGGCCCTGGTCGACGCGGGCGACAGCGTGTCCGTACGGCTTTTCGACACCCAGGCCGAACAGCAGCAGGCGATGTGGCGGGGCACCCGCAGGCTCATCCTGCTCAACATCCCGGTGAACCCGGCCAAGTTCGCGTCCGACCGGCTCAGCAACCAGGCGAAACTGGCCCTGTCCCGCAATCCGCACGGCTCGGTCCAGGCGCTCTTCGAGGACTGCGCCATGGCGGCGGCGGACCAGCTGATCGCCGACCACGGCGGGCCCGCCTGGGACGAGGAGTCGTACCGCAAGCTGTACGAGAAGGTGCGCGCCGACCTCGTCGAGACGACCATCAGGACGGTCGACCAGGTCCAGCAGATCCTGGCGGCCTGGCAGGCGGCCGAGCGCCGGCTGAAGTCCACCACCAGCCTGGTGCTCGTCGCCAACCTGGCGGACGTACGGACCCAGTTGGCGACGCTCATCAAGCCGGGCTTCGTCACCGCGACCGGACTGCGCAGGCTGCCGGACCTGATGCGCTATCTGGTCGCGGCCGACCGCCGCCTCCAGCAGATGCCGACGGCCGTCCAGCGCGACACCACGCGGATGGAGAAGGTCCACGAGATGCAGGACGAGTACGCGTGGCTGCTTGAGCAGCTGCCGCAGGGGCGGCCGGTGCCCAAGGAGGCGCTCGACATCCGCTGGATGATCGAGGAGCTGCGGGTGAGCTACTTCGCGCACGCCCTCGGCACGGCGCAGACGGTCTCCGACAAGCGCATCGTGAAGGCGATCGACGCGGTGGTCGCCGGGGTCCGCTGA
- a CDS encoding metallopeptidase family protein — protein sequence MLEMTREEFEELVAEALDRIPPELTRLMDNVAVFVDDEPGSDDPELLGLYEGTPLTERGEWYAGVLPDRITVYRGPTLRMCSSREAAVAETEITVVHEVAHHFGIDDERLHALGYG from the coding sequence GTGCTGGAGATGACGCGTGAGGAGTTCGAGGAACTGGTCGCCGAGGCGCTGGACCGCATCCCGCCGGAGCTGACCCGGCTGATGGACAACGTCGCGGTGTTCGTCGACGACGAGCCCGGGTCCGACGACCCGGAGCTGCTCGGTCTCTACGAGGGGACACCGCTGACGGAGCGCGGCGAGTGGTACGCGGGTGTCCTGCCGGACCGGATCACCGTCTACCGGGGGCCGACGCTGCGGATGTGCTCCTCGCGCGAGGCGGCGGTGGCCGAGACGGAGATCACCGTGGTGCACGAGGTCGCACACCACTTCGGGATCGACGACGAGCGGCTGCACGCGCTGGGGTACGGCTGA
- a CDS encoding VOC family protein, with translation MAAPGNINGLGVILGSTDPEPLIEWYRAALEPLGARWEGHMLVVGQQAVIGFDRRDDVADKAAEPGRHLVNIMVRDIRAAEKHFNTIGVTWVRPVEDTGGGWFFSTLLDPDGNYLQVLQGPVAP, from the coding sequence ATGGCAGCCCCGGGCAACATCAACGGACTGGGCGTCATCCTCGGCAGTACGGATCCCGAACCGCTCATCGAGTGGTACCGCGCCGCGCTGGAGCCGCTGGGGGCCCGCTGGGAGGGCCACATGCTCGTTGTCGGGCAGCAGGCGGTCATCGGGTTCGACCGCCGCGACGACGTGGCGGACAAGGCCGCGGAACCCGGCAGGCACCTGGTCAACATCATGGTGCGCGACATCCGTGCGGCCGAGAAGCACTTCAACACGATCGGCGTGACCTGGGTCAGGCCGGTCGAGGACACCGGGGGCGGATGGTTCTTCTCCACCCTGCTGGACCCGGACGGCAACTACCTCCAGGTACTTCAGGGCCCCGTGGCGCCCTGA
- a CDS encoding DEAD/DEAH box helicase, with the protein MSNFSSDHAVMPENDEIVADAEAVVVEVEEAVAEAVAAEDTATEAAVTDETATGESVTDEEPAEPTVTFGSLGLPDGIVRKLAQNGVTAPFPIQAATIPDALAGKDILGRGRTGSGKTLSFGLPLLATLAGGHTEKKKPRGIILTPTRELAMQVADALQPYGDVLGLKMKVVCGGTSMSNQIYALERGVDVLVATPGRLRDIINRGACSLASVQVAVLDEADQMSDLGFLPEVTELLDQIPGGGQRMLFSATMENEIGTLVKRYLTNPVSHEVDSAQGNVSTMSHHVLVVKPKDKAPVTAAIAARKGRTIIFVRTQLGADRIAEQLVESGVKADALHGGMTQGARTRVLADFKDGYVNALVATDVAARGIHVDGIDLVLNVDPAGDHKDYLHRSGRTARAGKSGTVVSLSLPHQRRQIFRLMEDAGVDATRHIVQGAGAFEPEVAEITGARSLTEVQADSANNAAKQAEREAKDLTRELERVQRRATELREEADRLVARAARERGDDPEAAVAEVLQAAEAEIAAAVPEQPRAEQREERRDDRGNFGRRDDRGGDRGGYRGGDRGGDRGGFQRRDDRGGDRGGFQRRDDRGGNGGGFRRDDRPSGGSGGGFRGGERRDNDRPSGGFQRRDDRGGNGGGFRRDDRPSGGSGGGFRGGERRDNDRPSGGFRGGDRRDDRGGDRGGFQRRDDRPTGGHRGSDRPFNRDRRDDRPTGGFRSGSSDRPTGRRDDHRTTGTGTGTGSFGRRDDKPRWKRNG; encoded by the coding sequence ATGTCCAATTTCAGTTCTGACCACGCCGTCATGCCCGAGAACGACGAGATCGTCGCCGACGCCGAGGCTGTCGTGGTCGAGGTCGAAGAGGCCGTCGCCGAGGCCGTAGCCGCCGAGGACACCGCCACTGAGGCCGCAGTCACCGACGAGACCGCCACCGGCGAGTCCGTCACCGACGAAGAGCCCGCCGAGCCGACCGTGACCTTCGGGTCGCTCGGTCTGCCGGACGGCATCGTCCGCAAGCTCGCCCAGAACGGTGTCACCGCGCCCTTCCCGATCCAGGCAGCGACCATCCCGGACGCCCTGGCCGGCAAGGACATCCTCGGCCGTGGCCGTACCGGCTCCGGCAAGACCCTCTCCTTCGGCCTCCCGCTGCTGGCGACGCTCGCCGGCGGGCACACCGAGAAGAAGAAGCCGCGCGGCATCATCCTCACCCCGACCCGTGAGCTCGCGATGCAGGTCGCGGACGCTCTCCAGCCGTACGGCGACGTGCTCGGCCTGAAGATGAAGGTCGTCTGCGGCGGTACGTCGATGTCCAACCAGATCTACGCCCTGGAGCGCGGCGTCGACGTCCTCGTCGCCACCCCGGGCCGGCTGCGCGACATCATCAACCGCGGCGCCTGCTCGCTGGCGAGCGTCCAGGTCGCCGTCCTCGACGAGGCCGACCAGATGTCCGACCTGGGCTTCCTGCCCGAGGTCACCGAGCTGCTCGACCAGATCCCCGGCGGCGGCCAGCGCATGCTCTTCTCCGCCACCATGGAGAACGAGATCGGCACGCTGGTCAAGCGCTACCTGACCAACCCGGTCAGCCACGAGGTGGACAGCGCGCAGGGCAACGTCTCGACCATGTCGCACCACGTCCTCGTCGTGAAGCCGAAGGACAAGGCGCCGGTCACGGCCGCCATCGCCGCCCGCAAGGGCCGCACGATCATCTTCGTACGGACCCAGCTGGGCGCCGACCGTATCGCCGAGCAGCTCGTCGAGTCGGGCGTCAAGGCGGACGCGCTGCACGGCGGTATGACCCAGGGCGCCCGTACCCGCGTGCTCGCCGACTTCAAGGACGGTTACGTCAACGCGCTCGTCGCGACCGACGTCGCCGCCCGCGGTATCCACGTCGACGGCATCGACCTGGTCCTGAACGTGGACCCGGCCGGGGACCACAAGGACTACCTGCACCGTTCGGGCCGTACCGCCCGCGCCGGCAAGTCCGGCACGGTCGTCTCGCTGTCGCTGCCGCACCAGCGCCGCCAGATCTTCCGGCTGATGGAGGACGCGGGCGTCGACGCCACGCGCCACATCGTCCAGGGGGCCGGGGCCTTCGAGCCCGAGGTCGCCGAGATCACCGGCGCCCGTTCGCTGACCGAGGTCCAGGCCGACTCCGCGAACAACGCCGCCAAGCAGGCGGAGCGCGAGGCCAAGGACCTCACCCGTGAGCTGGAGCGCGTCCAGCGCCGTGCGACCGAGCTGCGCGAGGAGGCCGACCGTCTGGTGGCGCGTGCCGCCCGCGAGCGCGGTGACGACCCCGAGGCCGCTGTCGCCGAGGTGCTGCAGGCAGCCGAGGCCGAGATCGCGGCCGCCGTGCCGGAGCAGCCGAGGGCGGAGCAGCGCGAGGAGCGCCGCGACGACCGTGGCAACTTCGGACGCCGCGACGACCGGGGTGGCGACCGTGGTGGATACCGCGGCGGCGACCGTGGTGGTGACCGCGGTGGCTTCCAGCGCCGTGACGACCGCGGTGGCGACCGTGGTGGTTTCCAGCGCCGTGACGACCGGGGTGGCAACGGTGGCGGTTTCCGCCGCGATGACCGTCCGTCGGGTGGTTCCGGTGGTGGGTTCCGTGGTGGCGAGCGTCGTGACAACGACCGTCCGTCCGGTGGTTTCCAGCGCCGTGACGACCGGGGTGGCAACGGTGGCGGTTTCCGCCGTGACGACCGTCCGTCGGGTGGTTCCGGTGGTGGGTTCCGTGGTGGCGAGCGTCGTGACAACGACCGTCCGTCCGGTGGCTTCCGTGGCGGCGACCGCCGTGACGACCGCGGTGGTGACCGTGGTGGTTTCCAGCGCCGTGACGACCGCCCCACCGGCGGCCACCGCGGCAGCGACCGTCCGTTCAACCGCGACCGCCGTGACGACCGCCCCACCGGCGGCTTCCGCTCCGGCAGCAGCGACCGTCCGACCGGCCGCCGCGACGACCACCGCACGACCGGCACGGGCACCGGCACCGGTTCGTTCGGCCGCCGCGACGACAAGCCGCGCTGGAAGCGCAACGGCTGA
- a CDS encoding metallophosphoesterase family protein encodes MAAADRLRQLRALRTVRALRARRARSGGPRARRPRTWTTRPATRPRSAPRELSLAPRPHPWLRGPVMVTVVLLGAWLGLLVVGNVRSQVGPVDTTMTLRPSLTGGTKINVSPLGALELDSHTAPIRLDVDVDRLDPVRSRALVEHPERISGLQGEIAHDVEHSTLDLAVRSCAAVVIGATTLGLVVYRRPRRALAAGGLALVLLAASGATAYATWNPRSLLEPKFSGLLSSAPQVVGNARSIVTDFNVYQDELARLVTNVTKLYDATSTLPAYQPDPGTIRVLHVSDIHLNPASWQIIGSLVKQYKIDVIIDSGDTMDHGSAAENTFLDPVPDLGAPYVWVRGNHDSATTQKYLKHLRNVHVLDNGSAVTVGGLRIAGTGDPQFTPDRSVVPGGDAAERLAGIRLASAIEDQKRAGTPVDIAVAHEPQAARETDGTVPLVLAGHVHHRENQLLPLGTRLKVEGSTGGGGLRAVQNKHPEKVLASVLYLDRSTRRLQAWDEITLGGLGLTTAEVSRHLPDDNLPGAKPSPTSR; translated from the coding sequence ATGGCCGCCGCCGACCGTCTACGGCAACTCCGGGCGCTGCGTACCGTCCGGGCACTGCGCGCGCGCCGTGCCCGCAGCGGGGGGCCACGCGCCCGACGGCCACGCACCTGGACCACCCGTCCGGCCACCCGGCCCCGTTCCGCACCACGCGAACTCTCTCTCGCCCCCCGCCCGCACCCCTGGCTCCGGGGCCCCGTCATGGTGACCGTCGTGCTGCTCGGCGCCTGGCTGGGGCTGCTCGTCGTGGGCAATGTCCGGTCGCAGGTCGGCCCGGTGGACACCACCATGACGCTGCGGCCCTCCCTCACCGGCGGCACCAAGATCAACGTCTCGCCGCTGGGCGCACTCGAACTCGACTCGCACACGGCACCCATCCGGCTCGACGTCGACGTGGACCGCCTCGACCCGGTCCGCTCCCGGGCCCTGGTGGAACACCCCGAACGGATCTCCGGCCTCCAGGGCGAGATCGCCCACGACGTCGAGCACAGCACCCTCGACCTGGCCGTACGCTCCTGCGCCGCCGTGGTGATCGGCGCCACCACGCTCGGCCTGGTCGTCTACCGCAGGCCGCGCCGCGCCCTGGCGGCCGGCGGTCTCGCGCTCGTCCTGCTCGCGGCTTCGGGCGCCACGGCGTACGCGACGTGGAACCCCAGGTCGCTGCTTGAGCCGAAGTTCTCCGGGCTGCTCTCGTCCGCACCGCAGGTGGTCGGCAACGCACGCTCGATCGTCACCGACTTCAACGTCTACCAGGACGAGTTGGCGCGCCTCGTCACCAACGTGACGAAGCTGTACGACGCCACGTCGACCCTCCCCGCCTACCAGCCGGACCCCGGCACGATCCGCGTGCTGCACGTCTCCGACATCCATCTCAACCCGGCCTCGTGGCAGATCATCGGCTCGCTCGTGAAGCAGTACAAGATCGACGTGATCATCGACTCCGGCGACACGATGGACCACGGGAGCGCCGCCGAGAACACCTTCCTCGACCCGGTACCGGACCTCGGAGCGCCGTACGTGTGGGTCCGCGGCAACCACGATTCGGCCACCACGCAGAAGTATCTGAAGCACCTCCGGAATGTGCATGTGCTCGACAACGGCAGCGCCGTGACGGTCGGCGGCCTGCGGATCGCGGGGACCGGTGACCCGCAGTTCACCCCGGACCGCTCGGTCGTACCCGGTGGCGACGCGGCGGAGCGGCTGGCCGGAATCCGGCTCGCGTCCGCCATCGAGGACCAGAAACGGGCCGGCACCCCCGTCGACATCGCGGTCGCGCACGAGCCCCAGGCGGCCCGCGAGACGGACGGCACGGTCCCGCTGGTACTCGCCGGGCATGTGCACCACCGCGAGAACCAGCTGCTCCCCCTCGGCACCCGGCTGAAGGTGGAGGGTTCGACGGGCGGCGGCGGGCTGCGCGCCGTACAGAACAAGCACCCGGAGAAGGTGCTCGCGTCGGTGCTCTACCTGGACCGGTCGACCCGGCGCCTGCAGGCCTGGGACGAGATCACGCTGGGCGGCCTGGGCCTGACGACGGCCGAGGTCAGCAGGCATCTGCCGGACGACAACCTGCCGGGAGCGAAGCCGTCGCCCACGTCGCGCTAA